Proteins encoded within one genomic window of Streptomyces profundus:
- a CDS encoding sodium:calcium antiporter, giving the protein MRSVPDFVTGQWPLGWSVALFLAAGLLTVLGSVRLATLGDVLADRTGWGEALFGAVFFGLVTSLSGIVMTAVSAADNHPDLAYSNAVGGIAAQTLAVAAADAVYRRVNLEHAAASLPNLLFGCLLIGLLGLALMGAFSPEVTVLGVHPVSPVMVAFYWGGLRLISDRSRPMWVAVRTSDTVPDLPHAEGATRTRPTRLLWAEFLGIAALVMAGGFVIARAAETFVAVTGLRAGFVGAVLMGVVNALPETVTAIAAVRRGAVTLAIAAVIGGNCLDALNLVVGDVAYRGGSLFHAADADQLFLTAAALVMTTVLLGGLLVRQERGWLRLGFDGVLLIGIYAATVAVLAF; this is encoded by the coding sequence ATGCGCTCTGTGCCTGACTTCGTGACCGGCCAGTGGCCGCTGGGCTGGAGCGTCGCCCTCTTTCTCGCCGCCGGCCTTCTCACCGTGCTGGGCAGCGTCCGGCTGGCGACGCTCGGCGATGTGCTGGCGGACCGGACCGGTTGGGGGGAGGCGCTCTTCGGTGCGGTCTTCTTCGGCCTGGTCACCTCGCTCTCCGGCATCGTGATGACGGCCGTCAGCGCGGCCGACAACCATCCGGATCTGGCGTACTCGAACGCGGTGGGCGGTATCGCGGCGCAGACCCTCGCGGTGGCGGCGGCGGACGCGGTCTACCGGCGGGTGAATCTGGAGCACGCGGCGGCCTCGTTGCCGAACCTGCTCTTCGGCTGCCTGCTGATCGGCCTGTTGGGGCTGGCGCTGATGGGCGCGTTCAGTCCCGAGGTGACGGTGCTCGGGGTGCATCCGGTGTCGCCGGTGATGGTGGCGTTCTACTGGGGTGGGCTGCGGCTGATCAGCGACCGGTCCCGGCCGATGTGGGTGGCGGTGCGCACCAGCGACACGGTGCCCGATCTGCCGCACGCCGAGGGGGCCACGCGGACGCGGCCGACCCGTTTGCTGTGGGCGGAGTTCCTTGGCATCGCCGCCCTGGTGATGGCGGGTGGCTTCGTGATCGCGCGGGCGGCGGAGACCTTCGTCGCGGTGACCGGGCTGCGCGCCGGCTTTGTCGGCGCGGTGCTGATGGGGGTGGTGAACGCGCTGCCGGAGACGGTGACGGCGATCGCCGCGGTGCGCAGGGGCGCCGTCACACTGGCGATCGCGGCGGTGATCGGCGGCAACTGCCTGGACGCGCTCAATCTGGTGGTGGGCGATGTGGCCTACCGTGGCGGTTCGCTCTTCCACGCGGCGGACGCGGACCAGCTGTTTCTGACGGCCGCCGCGCTGGTGATGACGACGGTGCTGTTGGGCGGTCTGCTGGTGCGTCAGGAACGCGGATGGCTGCGGCTGGGGTTCGACGGGGTGCTGTTGATCGGGATCTACGCGGCCACGGTGGCGGTGCTCGCCTTCTGA
- a CDS encoding cupredoxin domain-containing protein: MTQQSALGDDPQERRTPRRRWRPLAVAVSLSLAAVGLAALPTAQAQQSTSAAAVTPADEPEPDPEPTEQVLTWTADNDLDSYETAPVEAVAGPATLVFENSVDTGNTTGMAHTLTFDVSNSQYNNDVRVNILANPNDARGGLHEIDVELTPGTYRYFCTIPGHLAMQGTLVVTDGDGGGGEDDTTPPEVTATVEGEQNEDGAYLGSATVELTATDDDSGVESIDYAVGATAFAPYEEPFVLDTPGSHRVTYRATDVAGNVSTSESLTVEVVEAPGGEDDTTPPEVVATVAGEQDADDAYVDMATVTLEATDDGSGVDTVEYALDGEEFVAYAAPFMVHDLGEQTVTFRATDVAGNVSADETVTFTVVAGEGPVHHH, encoded by the coding sequence ATGACGCAGCAGAGCGCTCTCGGGGACGATCCCCAGGAGCGACGCACGCCCCGGCGCCGCTGGCGGCCGTTGGCGGTGGCGGTGAGCCTGTCGCTGGCCGCGGTCGGCCTGGCCGCGCTGCCCACCGCGCAGGCCCAACAGTCCACGTCCGCCGCCGCCGTCACCCCCGCCGACGAGCCGGAGCCGGACCCGGAGCCGACCGAACAGGTGCTGACCTGGACGGCGGACAACGATCTGGACAGCTACGAGACCGCGCCGGTCGAGGCCGTGGCCGGGCCGGCGACGCTGGTCTTCGAGAACAGCGTGGACACCGGCAACACCACCGGGATGGCGCACACCCTCACCTTCGACGTCTCCAACTCGCAGTACAACAACGACGTCCGGGTGAACATCCTGGCCAACCCGAACGACGCCAGGGGCGGCCTGCACGAGATCGACGTGGAGCTGACCCCGGGCACCTACCGCTACTTCTGCACCATCCCGGGGCATCTCGCCATGCAGGGCACCCTGGTGGTCACCGACGGCGACGGCGGGGGCGGCGAGGACGACACCACCCCGCCGGAGGTCACCGCCACCGTGGAAGGTGAGCAGAACGAGGACGGCGCCTATCTCGGCAGCGCCACCGTGGAGTTGACGGCCACGGACGACGACTCCGGCGTGGAGAGCATCGACTACGCGGTCGGCGCCACGGCGTTCGCCCCGTACGAGGAGCCCTTCGTGCTGGACACCCCGGGCTCGCACCGGGTCACCTACCGGGCCACCGACGTGGCCGGGAACGTGTCCACCAGCGAGAGCCTCACGGTCGAGGTCGTCGAGGCGCCGGGCGGCGAGGACGACACCACCCCGCCCGAGGTGGTCGCCACGGTGGCGGGCGAACAGGACGCGGACGACGCCTATGTCGACATGGCGACCGTGACGCTGGAGGCCACGGACGACGGCTCCGGCGTGGACACCGTCGAGTACGCCCTGGACGGCGAGGAGTTCGTGGCGTACGCGGCGCCGTTCATGGTGCACGACCTCGGCGAGCAGACGGTGACCTTCCGGGCCACCGACGTCGCGGGCAACGTCTCGGCGGACGAGACGGTGACGTTCACCGTCGTCGCCGGCGAGGGCCCCGTGCACCACCACTGA
- a CDS encoding multicopper oxidase domain-containing protein, producing the protein MKRPGFSRRKFTSGAAVAALAPAGIAAGAVGLTSGRAAGQPTANPGQPTTSEVHTITLYAEEISDGQAGYGLAPGEATIPGPLLEMTEGDTYEIELVNTMDVEVSLHVHGVDYTIENDGTAHSNSTVAPGESRVYTWTTHAPGVRDDGTLIPGSAGYWHYHDHIVGTEHGTAGLQMGLYGGLVVRRADDVLPDKQFTIVFNDMTVNNLPVGPDFEAALGERVEIIMITHGEFYHTFHLHGHRWADNRTGLLESENDPSRIIDNKICGPADSFGFQVIAGEGVGPGHWMYHCHVQSHSDMGMGGMLIVTDADGEAPGDPGHHGTGSAGNPAGAAHH; encoded by the coding sequence ATGAAGCGACCAGGCTTCTCCCGGCGCAAGTTCACCAGTGGCGCGGCAGTCGCAGCATTGGCCCCGGCTGGTATCGCCGCCGGAGCCGTGGGGCTGACCTCAGGCCGCGCGGCAGGCCAGCCCACCGCGAACCCGGGCCAGCCCACCACCAGCGAAGTGCACACCATCACGCTCTACGCCGAGGAGATCTCCGACGGCCAGGCCGGCTACGGCCTGGCACCCGGCGAAGCCACCATCCCCGGCCCGCTGTTGGAGATGACCGAGGGCGACACCTACGAGATCGAGCTCGTCAACACCATGGACGTCGAGGTCAGCCTCCATGTCCACGGCGTGGACTACACCATCGAGAACGACGGCACCGCGCACTCCAACAGCACCGTCGCACCCGGCGAGAGCCGCGTCTACACCTGGACCACCCACGCCCCCGGGGTCCGCGACGACGGCACCCTGATCCCCGGCAGCGCCGGCTACTGGCACTACCACGACCACATCGTCGGCACCGAACACGGCACCGCCGGTCTCCAGATGGGCCTCTACGGCGGCCTGGTGGTCCGCCGCGCCGACGACGTCCTGCCGGACAAGCAGTTCACCATCGTCTTCAACGACATGACCGTCAACAACCTGCCCGTGGGGCCCGACTTCGAGGCCGCGCTGGGCGAACGCGTCGAGATCATCATGATCACGCACGGCGAGTTCTACCACACCTTCCACCTGCACGGTCATCGCTGGGCGGACAACCGCACCGGGCTGCTGGAGAGCGAGAACGACCCCAGCCGGATCATCGACAACAAGATCTGCGGCCCCGCCGACTCCTTCGGCTTCCAGGTGATCGCCGGCGAGGGCGTGGGCCCGGGCCACTGGATGTACCACTGCCATGTGCAGAGCCACTCCGACATGGGCATGGGCGGCATGCTGATCGTCACCGACGCCGACGGAGAAGCCCCGGGCGACCCGGGCCACCACGGCACCGGCTCCGCCGGCAACCCGGCCGGAGCGGCGCACCACTAG
- a CDS encoding ThuA domain-containing protein yields the protein MGRKPYVFALAATLSIALLGVSPAASGNEEGTRDPAGPPGVAADAQVLVFHAADAPAERTEAAVEAVQAIGAEGPAEEQFDVQATDDPAVFDGEGLLAFNAVVFLAADGAVLDDGQEAALQTYVRAGGGFLGVHDAALAQPESSWFTGLIGSRPGDGGPGEAQDAVVEVGDQVHPATAGLPLEWERSDVWLNWDENPSGEVHTVARVRESTYDPGAGALGWDHPISWCRDYDGGRSFYTGMGGTTESFAEDAFRAHLRGALLWTGGLTRADCQATITDNYVAERITEPNQPEQLDQIGEPHGLDIADDGRVFYIGRAGEWSGAEVVTDWEDPAIGLGQGTLHVYDPATEEVSLAANLEVFGNKGGGDELTKTEEGLLGIALDPDFAENQWIYLYWMPHDTIDREDRIGERRVSRFTFDETSGELDLASEVGVLSWEAQIHSCCHAGGGLDFDSDGNLYIATGDNNSSGFSDGYSGNNPEPAYAGVSFADARRTSGNTNNLNGKILRIHPEADGSYTIPEGNLFTGDEEGGGKTRAEIYVMGVRNPTRVAVDPATDWLYTGWVGPDAGSPSTTWGPAKYDTFAVITEAGNRGWPYCMGNNQPYRDRNLPDPSLPLDWYDCDNPVNESPHNDGLVELPPVTANNIWYSPQGGAPDYPRDENGVPSYEAGDETFLLPWLTGGGQATMSGPLYRYDASTASDVAWPAYWEGKWFVGDHYDADQPRHAVVMDPDKAGSGGLPVHAEDLDQIIPAGEGGIRNLMDWKFAPDGSLYVLDYGRGFFNLTDESALWRITYQGGQATPSPEQPAIR from the coding sequence ATGGGTCGCAAGCCATATGTCTTCGCACTTGCTGCCACCCTGTCGATCGCGCTGCTGGGCGTCAGCCCGGCGGCCTCAGGAAACGAGGAGGGAACCCGAGATCCGGCCGGGCCGCCCGGTGTCGCCGCCGACGCGCAGGTGCTGGTCTTCCACGCGGCGGACGCGCCGGCCGAGCGCACCGAGGCGGCCGTCGAAGCCGTCCAGGCCATCGGGGCCGAGGGTCCCGCCGAGGAACAGTTCGATGTCCAGGCGACGGACGACCCGGCCGTCTTCGACGGCGAGGGGCTCCTCGCCTTCAACGCCGTGGTCTTCCTCGCCGCCGACGGGGCGGTGCTCGACGACGGTCAGGAGGCGGCGCTCCAGACGTATGTGCGGGCCGGCGGCGGCTTCCTCGGCGTGCACGACGCGGCGCTCGCCCAGCCCGAGTCGTCCTGGTTCACCGGCCTGATCGGCTCCCGTCCCGGGGACGGCGGCCCGGGCGAGGCCCAGGACGCGGTGGTCGAGGTCGGCGACCAGGTGCATCCGGCGACGGCGGGGCTCCCGCTGGAGTGGGAGCGCTCGGACGTCTGGCTCAACTGGGACGAGAACCCCAGCGGCGAGGTGCACACCGTCGCGCGGGTGCGGGAGAGCACCTACGATCCGGGCGCCGGCGCCCTCGGGTGGGATCATCCGATCTCCTGGTGCCGCGACTACGACGGCGGGCGTTCGTTCTACACCGGGATGGGCGGCACCACCGAGAGCTTCGCCGAGGACGCGTTCCGCGCCCATCTGCGCGGGGCCCTGCTGTGGACCGGCGGGCTGACCCGCGCGGACTGCCAGGCCACCATCACCGACAACTACGTCGCCGAGCGGATCACCGAGCCCAACCAGCCCGAGCAGCTCGACCAGATCGGCGAGCCGCACGGCCTGGACATCGCCGACGACGGGCGGGTGTTCTACATCGGCAGGGCCGGCGAGTGGTCGGGCGCCGAGGTGGTCACCGACTGGGAGGACCCGGCGATCGGGCTCGGCCAGGGCACGCTGCACGTCTACGACCCGGCGACCGAGGAGGTCAGCCTCGCGGCCAACCTTGAGGTCTTCGGCAACAAGGGCGGCGGCGACGAACTGACCAAGACCGAGGAGGGGTTGCTGGGCATCGCCCTGGACCCGGACTTCGCCGAGAACCAGTGGATCTACCTCTACTGGATGCCGCACGACACCATCGACCGGGAGGACCGGATCGGCGAGCGGCGCGTCTCGCGCTTCACCTTCGACGAGACCTCGGGCGAGCTCGACCTCGCCTCCGAGGTGGGGGTGCTCAGCTGGGAGGCGCAGATCCACAGCTGCTGCCACGCGGGCGGCGGCCTGGACTTCGACTCGGACGGCAACCTCTACATCGCCACCGGGGACAACAACTCCTCGGGCTTCAGCGACGGTTACTCGGGCAACAACCCGGAGCCCGCCTACGCAGGCGTCTCCTTCGCCGACGCCCGCCGCACCTCGGGCAACACCAACAACCTCAACGGCAAGATCCTGCGCATCCACCCGGAGGCCGACGGAAGTTACACCATTCCCGAGGGCAACCTCTTCACCGGGGACGAGGAGGGCGGCGGCAAGACCAGGGCCGAGATCTATGTGATGGGCGTGCGCAACCCCACGCGGGTGGCGGTCGACCCGGCGACCGACTGGCTCTACACCGGCTGGGTCGGCCCCGACGCCGGATCGCCCAGCACCACCTGGGGCCCGGCCAAGTACGACACCTTCGCCGTCATCACCGAGGCCGGCAACCGGGGTTGGCCGTACTGCATGGGCAACAACCAGCCCTACCGGGACCGCAACCTGCCCGACCCGTCGCTGCCGCTGGACTGGTACGACTGCGACAACCCCGTCAACGAGTCCCCGCACAACGACGGCCTGGTCGAACTGCCGCCGGTCACCGCGAACAACATCTGGTACTCGCCGCAGGGCGGTGCCCCCGACTACCCGCGCGACGAGAACGGCGTCCCCAGCTACGAGGCGGGCGACGAGACGTTCCTGCTGCCCTGGCTCACCGGCGGCGGGCAGGCCACGATGAGCGGCCCGCTCTACCGCTACGACGCGTCCACGGCCTCCGATGTCGCCTGGCCCGCCTACTGGGAGGGCAAGTGGTTCGTGGGCGACCACTACGACGCCGACCAGCCCCGGCACGCCGTGGTGATGGACCCGGACAAGGCGGGCAGCGGCGGGCTGCCGGTGCACGCCGAGGACCTCGACCAGATCATCCCGGCCGGTGAGGGCGGCATCCGCAACCTGATGGACTGGAAGTTCGCGCCCGACGGCTCGCTCTACGTCCTCGACTACGGGCGCGGCTTCTTCAACCTGACCGACGAGTCCGCGCTCTGGCGGATCACCTACCAGGGCGGCCAGGCGACGCCCTCACCCGAGCAGCCGGCCATCCGCTAG